In Paractinoplanes brasiliensis, the following proteins share a genomic window:
- a CDS encoding acyltransferase family protein, translated as MRNRYLDLLRAVATVRVVVYHSTGWAALTIVFPAMSVMFALAGSMMAASLDRYGLFAVERRVHRLLPALWVLAAVAVPTMLAFGMAWDWQVLLWAFPLVDPPAEGYWLQALAATWYLRDFLWFVLLSPLLLPLFRRFPLTTLAFPYGALAVITVAGLTPPLIVRDLALYGGAWLLGFAHHDGLLARPRTTLPASGATALSGPGASRDRSESAPQALPAPTAAPARGAALARYRWWIVGVSGVTSAVWALTHPGPRGFDLNDIPLANALWSAAFILVVLGFAPRIAARRSLTVLNSRALTIYLWHVPLIIVVVRLAEATGLPVHGWVGISWRLAVVTALLGLVVMAVGWVEDISAGRRPALIPGRPRRTAPVSPAPAGASGLQPRRERSTSS; from the coding sequence ATGCGCAACCGGTACCTGGATCTGCTGCGAGCAGTCGCAACCGTCCGGGTCGTGGTCTACCACTCGACCGGCTGGGCAGCCCTCACCATCGTCTTCCCGGCCATGTCGGTGATGTTCGCGCTGGCGGGCTCGATGATGGCGGCGTCACTGGACCGCTACGGTCTGTTCGCGGTCGAGCGCCGCGTTCACCGCCTGTTGCCGGCTCTCTGGGTGCTCGCCGCCGTCGCCGTCCCCACGATGCTCGCATTCGGCATGGCGTGGGACTGGCAAGTGCTGCTGTGGGCCTTCCCGCTCGTCGACCCGCCGGCCGAGGGCTACTGGCTCCAGGCCCTCGCCGCCACATGGTATTTGCGCGACTTCCTATGGTTCGTCCTGCTGTCCCCGCTGCTGTTGCCGTTGTTCCGCCGTTTCCCCCTGACAACCCTTGCCTTCCCGTACGGGGCCCTCGCCGTCATCACGGTCGCCGGTCTCACCCCGCCACTGATCGTGCGTGACCTGGCCCTGTACGGCGGCGCCTGGCTGCTCGGTTTCGCCCACCACGACGGCCTGCTGGCCCGCCCCCGAACCACCCTGCCCGCGTCAGGAGCTACCGCCCTGTCCGGCCCTGGCGCTTCGCGTGATCGGTCCGAAAGCGCCCCGCAAGCCCTCCCCGCTCCCACCGCTGCGCCTGCCCGGGGCGCCGCGCTGGCCCGTTACCGCTGGTGGATCGTCGGTGTGTCCGGAGTGACCAGCGCGGTGTGGGCGCTGACACATCCCGGCCCACGCGGGTTCGACCTCAACGACATCCCGCTCGCCAACGCCCTCTGGTCGGCCGCGTTCATCCTGGTGGTGCTCGGTTTCGCCCCGCGGATCGCCGCGCGCCGCAGCCTCACCGTGCTCAACTCCCGAGCCCTCACCATCTACCTCTGGCACGTCCCACTGATCATCGTCGTGGTCCGGCTGGCCGAGGCGACCGGCCTGCCCGTGCACGGCTGGGTCGGCATCTCGTGGCGCCTCGCCGTGGTCACCGCGCTGCTGGGCCTCGTCGTGATGGCCGTCGGCTGGGTCGAGGACATCTCAGCCGGCCGCCGCCCCGCACTGATCCCGGGCCGCCCACGCCGAACCGCCCCGGTCTCCCCGGCCCCCGCCGGTGCGAGCGGTTTGCAGCCCCGGCGAGAGCGCTCGACGAGCAGCTGA